TTAATGATTTCATACCGAGATTAACTGATGCTGTTACACTGGATTGGATATCTTGTCATACAGTGAAAACATATGTAGCCTATTGGTTCTTTGATATGAAAGATAAGAGAGGTATAAGAGGGCACTTGAACATTGAGGAGTCCAACGGGTAACGGAAAGGATATATGAGCAAGAACCTGGCATCGTTAATAGGCGGCAGATAAGTATGTAGAGTTTACGTATTCAGATTAAGCACTCCTTCAGTACGTTTAGCTACTTCATCTTATTTGTACACAGTTTTTCGCAGTGTATGTAGTGTCGTTTGGTAGTCCTCTGATTCACAAAGTCCTTCGTCTGGACGGGAACACAGCACAGCAGTCAAAATAATCACAGATGTAGACATTATTGATTGACAAACACTCCCACACGGAGACAACACTTGTCAATTATTGCCATCTGTTGCGCCATATTCCAAAAGCATCCACACTGGTAAACACAGCCCACGTTCCAATCTCTGCTGGCAGTGGTGAAAGAAAATCAAGAATTCATCGTCcgacgcttttttttttttttgtcgcttTATTCGCTTCTTTCAACATGGCCAAATCAACTGTTCCGTTCGGGAATCGCAGAGAAGCCAGCTATGCCTGTAGCCAATCAAATCAAGCATATCCACGTGTCTTGAGCGATTGATTGGACAACCAACGGAAGCCTCAACAAGTCGAGGAACGTCGCCTCTGCAAGTACGTGTAGACCTTGACGCAGTGGTCCCAGCAATCTAAAACCAGCAGCTGTCCTTTATGCGTAACAGCAACACCCACAGGGCACGTTAGACCTTCCTGAATCAGAACATTGTGGCCACCTTCTTTGGGAAACTGCAGAATTTCCTTGCGCCCGCTATCCGTCACCAGCAAGTCTCCATTGGCGTCCACGCACATGCCCGTGATGCAGCGGAAGTCCTCCGTCTCGGAGAAGAAGTGGCTGAGCTGTTTCCCCAGCTGACCATCCGTGCCCACCGAGCCGATGGAGAAGCCGCCTTCCAGATGGTGCTCGTTGTGCCTGTTCTCAATGTTCAGGCCCAAGCCTTGGGTGAAGTAAACCGTTCCCGAGGAGTCACAAGTCACAAACTTGGGCCTTACAGCTGAGCACAGTCTGTTGTAGTTCACTACTCCTACGTTACGATCCACGGCCAAGCACCACAGCTTCCCTCCTTCCACATCCGACACCACAAACTGTCCAGAAGGCATGGCAGCTATGCCCCATGGCTTGATGAGCTGGTTCTTATGGCAGGCGATGCAGTGGCCGTCCGTGGTGTAAACCTTGACAGAGTTGTCATAGTTGTCCGTGACTCCGATAAGACCCTGAGGGGTGATGGCGATGGACAGAGGGATGAGGTTGGGCAGGTCGGCACCTAGGAAGCTCAGGACAAAGTTGTCTATGCTGCTAGGGTTGCGGCGGATCTCCCGCTGGAAGCCCTTGCGGTTGAATATCTGGATGCGGTAGTTGCCTCGATCCGCCACAAGCACGTCTCCCTGTGGAGTCACGCAAATGCTCACTGGCAGGTTGAACATGCCCGGGAGGTTCCCTTTGCATCCCATCTTCTTGACGAACTGACAAAGCTGACCTCCGGAGGCGCCACCTGTTGCCCCAGGCGAGGGTCCCCCTCCATCCACGGACTTGGACTTGAAGCTACCAGGTGAGGCACACACGGCTTCTTCTACAGCAGTTATCATGTCTACATCTCGATACAAGGGCAAAGGAGCAGCAGCGGCTGCGGCAGCAACAGtggcagcagcaacagcagtggCATCAGCGGCGGCAGCTATCTCCAAACCATCCTCTTCATCTGTGTTCACCGTACAAGGTTTAATAGTCAGCTGACCAACGTCTAGGGACTGCGGGTTCTCTGTTTTGACCAATTCAGGATCCTGCAGCTTCAAGAGGACGGGAAGGCTGCTTTTCAAATCAAGCTCTTCCTCGTCATCATCTCCGCCACCTTCTTCAAGCAAAGCAGTGTCCGTCTGCTTGATCCTCATGGTGAGGTAGTCGCATCGGGACACCACTTGCACCTCTGCAATGTTCAGAAGGTATGTCTGCTCTTCCAGAATCTGAGCGTTGAGTTTCTCCACCTCAGCCATGGAGGCGGCGAAGGCACGGCGCGAGCGGCCCAGCTCCTCCTGAAGCCGGAGCTCCGCCCTGGAATACTCCTGCTGCACGGCCTTGTACTTGAGACGTAGAGACTTGGACACATTATCTATGGCTGCCTTCTTCTTCTGAATGTTGGCCATGGCCTCTCGCAGGTTGGTCAGCTTCACCCCAAGGTCCTTCCTGCGCTGCTCAGCGGCCGTGCGGATGGTCTGCACGCTGTGACCCTGATGCTGATGTCCTTCGCACTTGCAAGCGTCGCACAGCACCACGCCGCACTCGCAGCAATACTGCCGCGGCAGGCGATTCTTGCAGGACTTGCACATGAGGCCGGCTGCAGAGCTGCAGGTGCTGGCGCAGTCTATGATCTTTAGCACCGTGAGGTTGTCAGCAAGCTGGGAGATGCTACTCATGCGGGAAACCTTGCTGCAAAACGGGCAGCGCACCCCGTTTATGGTGCTGGCCAGGAGCTTCTCGAGGCACTGCCGGCACACCGAGTGTCCACACTGCAGGAGCTTGGGTCGGAGCTGGTCCTGATTGTACGTCTCCAGGCAGATGGGGCACTCCAGCACCTCCCGCACCAGGTCTGGGTCCAGGCATGTCGGAGTGGCCATGATGCATCTCACTAACGGAGGTGTTCACAGAGAGGAGAGACAAGAAGAAGAGAACCAAGTGAGTCATttagagtacagtgcagtacagcAGAGAATTATGTAATATGATGATGTGATGAGTGAGCAAGTATAGCAGGCGTTACGCTAATTACGGTTAGCTCATGCGGGCGAAGCAAGGCAGGGCATTGTATTCCTTGGTCCAACCACTTAGCCCTAACCCTTTGTTTTGCGCTTGCacacctaggggtagggtgtctcgATTTTTGGTAGGTTATAAGGGTAGGTTAGGTTAGGGGAAGTTTTAAGGCTACATGATCCTTTAAGTTGAACATTTTCCTATATATCTTTACG
This genomic interval from Astyanax mexicanus isolate ESR-SI-001 chromosome 1, AstMex3_surface, whole genome shotgun sequence contains the following:
- the trim32 gene encoding E3 ubiquitin-protein ligase TRIM32, coding for MATPTCLDPDLVREVLECPICLETYNQDQLRPKLLQCGHSVCRQCLEKLLASTINGVRCPFCSKVSRMSSISQLADNLTVLKIIDCASTCSSAAGLMCKSCKNRLPRQYCCECGVVLCDACKCEGHQHQGHSVQTIRTAAEQRRKDLGVKLTNLREAMANIQKKKAAIDNVSKSLRLKYKAVQQEYSRAELRLQEELGRSRRAFAASMAEVEKLNAQILEEQTYLLNIAEVQVVSRCDYLTMRIKQTDTALLEEGGGDDDEEELDLKSSLPVLLKLQDPELVKTENPQSLDVGQLTIKPCTVNTDEEDGLEIAAAADATAVAAATVAAAAAAAPLPLYRDVDMITAVEEAVCASPGSFKSKSVDGGGPSPGATGGASGGQLCQFVKKMGCKGNLPGMFNLPVSICVTPQGDVLVADRGNYRIQIFNRKGFQREIRRNPSSIDNFVLSFLGADLPNLIPLSIAITPQGLIGVTDNYDNSVKVYTTDGHCIACHKNQLIKPWGIAAMPSGQFVVSDVEGGKLWCLAVDRNVGVVNYNRLCSAVRPKFVTCDSSGTVYFTQGLGLNIENRHNEHHLEGGFSIGSVGTDGQLGKQLSHFFSETEDFRCITGMCVDANGDLLVTDSGRKEILQFPKEGGHNVLIQEGLTCPVGVAVTHKGQLLVLDCWDHCVKVYTYLQRRRSSTC